In Nocardioides cavernae, a single genomic region encodes these proteins:
- the purB gene encoding adenylosuccinate lyase, whose amino-acid sequence MSVPNVLATRYAGADLAEIWSPEHKIVLERQLWIAVLRAQRDLGIAVPEGVVEAYEAVVDQVDLDSIAARERVTRHDVKARIEEFSALAGHEHIHKGMTSRDLTENVEQLQLRRSLEVVRDRAVATLVRLGRLAAEHEATVMAGRSHNVAAQATTLGKRFATIADEMLIAVQRIEELLARYPLRGIKGPMGTSQDMLDLLDGDASRLDELEERVARHLGFERVLTSVGQVYPRSLDFEVVSALVQLVSGPSNLATTVRLMAGHELVTEGFKEGQVGSSAMPHKMNTRSCERVNGLAVIIRGHLSMVSELAGDQWNEGDVSCSVVRRVALPDAFFATDGLFQTFLTVLDEFGAFPAVIQRELDRYLPFLTTTKVLMAAVRNGVGREAAHEAIKEAAVGTALAMRAGQADNDVFAKLAADERLGLTREQIDALVADPIEFTGAAVAQTRAVVARVEALAAAHPGAAAYVPGAIL is encoded by the coding sequence GTGAGCGTCCCCAACGTCCTGGCCACCCGTTATGCCGGTGCCGATCTCGCCGAGATCTGGTCGCCCGAGCACAAGATCGTCCTCGAGCGGCAGCTCTGGATCGCGGTGCTCAGGGCTCAACGCGACCTGGGCATCGCGGTGCCCGAGGGCGTCGTCGAGGCCTACGAGGCGGTCGTCGACCAGGTCGACCTCGACTCGATCGCCGCGCGTGAGCGGGTCACCCGCCACGACGTCAAGGCGCGCATCGAGGAGTTCTCCGCGCTCGCCGGGCACGAGCACATCCACAAGGGCATGACCTCGCGAGACCTCACCGAGAACGTCGAGCAGCTGCAGCTGCGCCGCTCGCTCGAGGTGGTGCGCGACCGCGCCGTCGCCACCCTGGTCCGCCTGGGCCGGCTCGCCGCCGAGCACGAGGCCACCGTGATGGCCGGCCGCTCGCACAACGTGGCCGCGCAGGCGACGACGCTCGGCAAGCGCTTCGCGACGATCGCCGACGAGATGCTGATCGCCGTCCAGCGGATCGAGGAGCTGCTCGCGCGCTACCCGCTGCGCGGCATCAAGGGGCCGATGGGCACCTCGCAGGACATGCTCGACCTGCTCGACGGCGACGCCTCGCGCCTCGATGAGCTCGAGGAGCGGGTCGCCCGCCACCTGGGCTTCGAGCGGGTGCTGACGAGCGTGGGCCAGGTCTACCCCCGCTCGCTCGACTTCGAGGTCGTCTCCGCGCTGGTGCAGCTGGTCAGCGGCCCGTCCAACCTCGCCACCACGGTGCGGCTGATGGCCGGCCACGAGCTGGTGACGGAGGGGTTCAAGGAGGGGCAGGTCGGCTCGTCCGCGATGCCGCACAAGATGAACACCCGTTCGTGCGAGCGGGTCAACGGCCTCGCCGTCATCATCCGCGGCCACCTCTCGATGGTCAGCGAGCTCGCCGGCGACCAGTGGAACGAGGGCGACGTCTCCTGCTCCGTCGTACGTCGCGTCGCGCTGCCCGACGCGTTCTTCGCCACCGACGGGCTCTTCCAGACCTTCCTCACCGTGCTCGACGAGTTCGGTGCGTTCCCGGCGGTTATCCAGCGCGAGCTCGACCGCTACCTGCCCTTCCTCACCACGACCAAGGTGCTGATGGCGGCGGTCCGCAACGGGGTCGGCCGCGAGGCCGCGCACGAGGCGATCAAGGAGGCCGCCGTCGGCACCGCGCTCGCGATGCGCGCCGGCCAGGCCGACAACGACGTGTTCGCCAAGCTCGCCGCCGACGAGCGGCTGGGCCTGACGCGCGAGCAGATCGACGCGCTCGTCGCCGACCCGATCGAGTTCACCGGTGCGGCCGTGGCCCAGACCCGCGCGGTCGTCGCCCGGGTCGAGGCCCTCGCGGCCGCCCACCCCGGCGCAGCGGCGTACGTGCCGGGCGCGATCCTCTGA
- a CDS encoding acylphosphatase, which produces MKAIQARVTGQVQGVAFRWHTQEQAQRLGVVGWVRNEVDGSVLVHAEGEDDAVDALVEWCRHGPPSARVRDLAARAAAPSGASSFEVTG; this is translated from the coding sequence ATGAAGGCGATCCAGGCGCGGGTGACCGGTCAGGTGCAGGGCGTGGCGTTCCGGTGGCACACCCAGGAGCAGGCCCAGCGGCTCGGCGTCGTCGGGTGGGTGCGCAACGAGGTCGACGGCAGCGTCCTGGTGCACGCCGAGGGGGAGGACGACGCCGTCGACGCGCTCGTGGAGTGGTGCCGCCACGGACCGCCGTCCGCGCGGGTGCGCGACCTCGCCGCCCGCGCTGCGGCGCCGAGCGGGGCCTCCTCCTTCGAGGTCACCGGCTGA
- a CDS encoding SRPBCC family protein — protein sequence MTSRQFTATVELPHSAEQAFAYLVDPRRRPEWQSSLLSVDVPEDEEPHLGQTWTELTVVGVRPSLEVVEFEPFRSWAERGAWRGVEATLRLRFIGTRDGCRVVGEGEVSGSGLYAVAAGSSGLLAKRAIAADLRTAGHRIAQRTD from the coding sequence CTGACGTCGAGGCAGTTCACCGCGACCGTCGAGCTGCCGCACTCGGCGGAGCAGGCGTTCGCCTACCTCGTCGACCCGCGTCGCCGTCCCGAGTGGCAGTCGAGCCTGCTGTCGGTCGACGTGCCCGAGGACGAGGAGCCCCACCTGGGGCAGACCTGGACGGAGCTGACCGTGGTCGGCGTACGGCCGAGCCTGGAGGTCGTCGAGTTCGAGCCGTTCCGGTCGTGGGCCGAGCGCGGCGCGTGGCGCGGGGTCGAGGCGACGCTGCGGCTGCGCTTCATCGGCACCCGCGACGGCTGCCGTGTGGTCGGCGAGGGCGAGGTCTCCGGCTCGGGGTTGTACGCCGTCGCGGCGGGCAGCTCGGGGCTGCTGGCCAAGCGGGCGATCGCCGCCGACCTCCGCACCGCCGGTCACCGGATCGCGCAGCGCACCGACTGA
- a CDS encoding sulfotransferase family protein yields the protein MPRAPRPDFLVIGAPKAGTTALHAALAQHPDVFVSDPKEPKYWLCDGAPPPAWRGPGDKHSQQEWIWRADRYFPLFAPAAQHQARGESTPFYLWSRGAHRRIAEDLPDVRLVAVVRDPVDRAYSNWMHLWSDGLEPEADFVSAFGREDERVRAGWAPFWRYRELGRYGEQLAHLHRYVDPERILVIRYRDLVDAPGATVDRVSRFLGIREGQVDSIPRDNSRSFVPPGWRPRLFGPVVRGGARLGQFAPPQVWRAVHPLSLGLLGDHRDAHRPRLDAISRQRLIESYADDVRLLGELTGQDFGDWLNPESRGSFAQRSATVTRLVDRDADPVRHAENVNGAAPRGVSARR from the coding sequence GTGCCCCGAGCACCACGCCCCGACTTCCTCGTGATCGGCGCCCCCAAGGCCGGCACGACGGCGCTCCACGCCGCACTCGCGCAGCACCCGGACGTCTTCGTGTCGGACCCGAAGGAACCGAAGTACTGGCTGTGCGACGGCGCGCCGCCGCCGGCCTGGCGGGGGCCGGGCGACAAGCACTCCCAGCAGGAGTGGATCTGGCGCGCCGACCGCTACTTCCCGCTCTTCGCCCCGGCGGCGCAGCACCAGGCGCGCGGCGAGAGCACGCCGTTCTACCTGTGGAGCCGCGGCGCCCACCGCCGCATCGCCGAGGACCTGCCCGACGTACGTCTCGTCGCCGTGGTCCGCGACCCGGTGGACCGCGCCTACAGCAACTGGATGCACCTGTGGTCAGACGGCCTCGAGCCGGAGGCGGACTTCGTGTCGGCGTTCGGTCGCGAGGACGAGCGGGTCCGCGCCGGCTGGGCGCCCTTCTGGCGCTACCGCGAGCTCGGGAGGTACGGCGAGCAGCTGGCGCACCTGCACCGCTACGTCGACCCCGAGCGCATCCTCGTCATCCGCTACCGCGACCTCGTCGACGCGCCCGGCGCGACGGTCGACCGGGTGAGCCGGTTCCTCGGGATCCGGGAGGGCCAGGTCGACTCGATCCCGCGCGACAACTCGCGCAGCTTCGTCCCGCCGGGCTGGCGGCCGCGGCTGTTCGGGCCGGTCGTGCGCGGCGGCGCGCGGCTTGGTCAGTTCGCGCCTCCGCAGGTGTGGCGGGCGGTCCACCCGCTGTCGCTCGGCCTGCTGGGCGACCACCGGGACGCGCACCGTCCCCGCCTCGACGCGATCAGCCGGCAGCGTCTGATCGAGAGCTACGCCGACGACGTCCGGCTGCTCGGCGAGCTCACCGGGCAGGACTTCGGCGACTGGCTCAACCCGGAGAGCCGCGGCTCGTTCGCCCAGCGCTCCGCGACGGTGACCCGCCTCGTGGACCGCGACGCCGACCCGGTGCGCCACGCCGAGAACGTGAACGGGGCGGCGCCCCGCGGGGTCAGCGCACGCAGGTGA
- a CDS encoding DUF402 domain-containing protein yields MAEPFAGGSDVRVREVLHGAEWASWDERVVGDDGTVLATVKADGTPMVFPPHPVPHPWGHLEAWTGTTVLKLRRSGDWYSVWKFFDASGLLSWYVNFETPVVRTADGVDVNDLQLDIVIAPDGAWRWKDVQDLAPSLASGRITHDELLATLAAAAEVADLLDRGDRWWSAWDGWVPSDSPG; encoded by the coding sequence GTGGCTGAGCCGTTCGCGGGCGGGTCGGACGTGCGCGTCCGTGAGGTGCTGCACGGCGCCGAGTGGGCGTCGTGGGACGAGCGCGTCGTCGGCGACGACGGGACGGTGCTCGCCACGGTGAAGGCCGACGGCACCCCGATGGTCTTCCCGCCGCACCCGGTGCCGCACCCGTGGGGGCACCTCGAGGCCTGGACCGGCACGACGGTGCTCAAGCTGCGCCGGAGCGGCGACTGGTACTCGGTGTGGAAGTTCTTCGACGCCTCCGGCCTGCTCTCCTGGTACGTCAACTTCGAGACGCCCGTCGTGCGCACCGCCGACGGCGTCGACGTCAACGACCTCCAGCTCGACATCGTGATCGCCCCGGATGGCGCGTGGCGGTGGAAGGACGTGCAGGACCTCGCCCCCAGCCTGGCGTCCGGGCGCATCACCCACGACGAGCTGCTGGCGACGCTCGCCGCCGCCGCCGAGGTCGCGGACCTGCTCGATCGCGGCGACCGCTGGTGGTCCGCGTGGGACGGCTGGGTCCCCTCCGACAGCCCCGGCTGA
- a CDS encoding phosphoribosylaminoimidazolesuccinocarboxamide synthase, with the protein MAELNIPAAPLIEGTTHLHSGKVRDLYRVDAGEHEGRLLMVASDRISAYDFVLDTTIPDKGEILTRMSLWWFDQLAGLVGNHVVSTEVPAAVAGRAVVCERLEMFPVECVARGYLTGSGLLDYARTGEVCGIPLPAGLQDGSRLPEPIFTPATKADLGDHDENVDYEAVVEAIGDDSAAELRMLTMEVYDKAHAIARERGIILADTKLEFGRRPDGTTILADEVLTPDSSRFWPADEWQPGRAQSSYDKQIVRDWLTGESGWDRTSGDAPPPLPEAVVDRTRARYLEAYELLTGETF; encoded by the coding sequence GTGGCCGAGCTGAACATTCCCGCAGCCCCTTTGATCGAGGGCACCACCCACCTCCATTCCGGCAAGGTCCGCGACCTCTACCGGGTCGACGCAGGCGAGCACGAGGGCCGGCTGCTGATGGTCGCCAGCGACCGCATCTCCGCCTACGACTTCGTCCTCGACACCACGATCCCCGACAAGGGCGAGATCCTCACCCGGATGTCGCTGTGGTGGTTCGACCAGCTCGCCGGACTGGTCGGCAACCATGTGGTCTCGACCGAGGTCCCCGCAGCCGTCGCCGGCCGCGCGGTGGTGTGCGAGCGGCTCGAGATGTTCCCCGTCGAGTGCGTGGCCCGTGGCTACCTCACGGGCTCCGGCCTGCTCGACTACGCCCGCACCGGCGAGGTCTGCGGCATCCCGCTCCCCGCCGGGCTGCAGGACGGCAGCCGGCTGCCCGAGCCGATCTTCACGCCCGCCACCAAGGCCGACCTCGGCGACCACGACGAGAACGTCGACTACGAGGCCGTCGTCGAGGCGATCGGTGACGACTCGGCCGCCGAGCTGCGGATGCTCACCATGGAGGTCTACGACAAGGCGCACGCGATCGCCCGCGAGCGCGGCATCATCCTGGCCGACACCAAGCTCGAGTTCGGCCGGCGACCGGACGGCACGACGATCCTCGCCGACGAGGTGCTCACCCCCGACAGCTCCCGCTTCTGGCCCGCCGACGAGTGGCAGCCCGGCCGCGCCCAGTCGTCGTACGACAAGCAGATCGTGCGGGACTGGCTCACCGGGGAGTCCGGCTGGGACCGCACGTCCGGCGACGCGCCGCCGCCGCTGCCCGAGGCCGTCGTCGACCGCACCCGGGCGCGCTACCTCGAGGCCTACGAGCTGCTGACCGGGGAGACGTTCTGA
- a CDS encoding MFS transporter: MTQDEQAERTSGDEAAYEPDPRRWRVLAVSLVVGFMSLLDVTIVNVAVPSIRAGLDTSAATIQWVVSGYALAFGMTLVAGGRLGDAHGRRRMMTIGLIGFIVSSAAVGLAPNAAAIVLARLAQGASAGLLTPQNSGLIQQLFRGAERGRAFGMFGFTVAVASATGPLIGGLLIGVLGEENGWRSLFLINVPIGLVALVLIRRLVPDNHVGAGPEGAPKDPRIDLVGAVLLGLAVLAVLFPLISLEGGAGLPLVVLVAFPLLAWGFVRWEARTVRLGRPPLLDVSLLRGLPGYANGLLVGTLYFTGFTGIFLVLSVHLQEGEGFSPLQAALLMTPFAVGAATTSPLAGRLVGTLGRRVTLVALGVMMTGTALAAWLVTSPTDTLWWTLAPAMFLAGVGGGGVISPNFTLTLAEVPPTMGGAAGGALQTGQRIGSALGAALLMTVYQAVGTVTSAPVAARAALLAALAVLTLAFAAAVRSWRLGD; this comes from the coding sequence ATGACCCAGGACGAGCAGGCCGAGCGCACGAGCGGCGACGAGGCCGCGTACGAGCCCGACCCCCGCCGCTGGCGGGTGCTCGCCGTGTCCCTCGTCGTCGGCTTCATGTCGCTGCTCGACGTCACCATCGTCAACGTCGCCGTGCCGTCCATCCGGGCCGGGCTCGACACGTCGGCCGCGACCATCCAGTGGGTGGTGTCCGGCTACGCGCTCGCCTTCGGCATGACCCTCGTCGCCGGCGGCCGGCTCGGCGACGCGCACGGCCGGCGCCGGATGATGACGATCGGGCTCATCGGCTTCATCGTCTCGAGCGCCGCCGTGGGCCTGGCCCCCAACGCGGCGGCCATCGTGCTCGCCCGCCTCGCGCAGGGCGCCAGCGCGGGCCTGCTCACCCCGCAGAACTCCGGCCTCATCCAGCAGCTCTTCCGCGGCGCCGAGCGCGGCCGCGCCTTCGGGATGTTCGGCTTCACCGTCGCCGTCGCGTCGGCCACCGGGCCGCTCATCGGCGGCCTGTTGATCGGCGTGCTCGGCGAGGAGAACGGCTGGCGTTCCCTCTTCCTCATCAACGTGCCCATCGGCCTCGTGGCCCTGGTGCTGATCCGTCGGCTGGTGCCCGACAACCACGTCGGCGCCGGGCCGGAGGGCGCGCCGAAGGACCCCCGCATCGACCTCGTCGGCGCGGTGCTGCTGGGCCTCGCCGTGCTGGCGGTGCTGTTCCCGCTGATCAGCCTCGAGGGCGGGGCCGGCCTGCCGCTGGTGGTGCTGGTGGCCTTCCCGCTGCTGGCGTGGGGGTTCGTGCGCTGGGAGGCGCGCACCGTCCGGCTGGGCCGACCGCCGCTGCTCGACGTGTCGCTGCTGCGCGGCCTGCCCGGCTACGCCAACGGCCTGCTCGTCGGCACCCTCTACTTCACCGGCTTCACCGGGATCTTCCTCGTGCTGTCGGTGCACCTGCAGGAGGGCGAGGGGTTCTCGCCGCTGCAGGCCGCCCTGCTGATGACGCCGTTCGCCGTCGGCGCCGCCACCACCTCGCCGCTCGCCGGGCGGCTCGTCGGCACCCTCGGCCGACGGGTGACCCTGGTCGCGCTCGGGGTGATGATGACCGGCACCGCGCTCGCCGCGTGGCTGGTGACCTCGCCGACCGACACCCTGTGGTGGACCCTCGCGCCCGCGATGTTCCTCGCCGGCGTCGGCGGCGGCGGGGTCATCTCCCCCAACTTCACCCTCACCCTCGCCGAGGTGCCGCCCACGATGGGCGGCGCGGCGGGCGGCGCCCTCCAGACCGGCCAGCGGATCGGCTCCGCCCTCGGCGCCGCGCTGCTGATGACCGTCTACCAGGCCGTCGGCACGGTGACCTCAGCCCCCGTGGCGGCCCGGGCGGCCCTGCTCGCGGCCCTCGCCGTCCTGACGCTCGCCTTCGCCGCCGCCGTACGATCCTGGCGGCTCGGTGACTGA
- the purD gene encoding phosphoribosylamine--glycine ligase, with amino-acid sequence MRTLVVGTGGREHALVLALAADPTVTEVHAAPGNPGIGEVATLHPVDPMDGPAVAALATSIGADLVVIGPEAPLVAGVADDVRAAGVAVFGPSRDAARLEGSKAFSKEVMAAAGVPTAGSHTCTTPDEVAAALDAFGAPYVVKDDALAAGKGVVVTTDRDEALAHAAGCGRVVVEEFLDGPEFSLFVVCDGTVGRPLLPAQDFKRIFDGGRGPNTGGMGSYAPLTWLPDGIVDTVVAEVVAPTLAEMERRGAPFVGCLYVGLALTAAGPKVIEFNCRFGDPDVQPVLALLTSPLGTLLRAAADGDLAAVPAPTFADGASVSVVMASAGYPEGSSTGDVIVGTETLAVEDDVDVVHAGTARTDAGLVTAGGRVLAVRATGSDVADARAKAYEGISSISFPGAQWRRDIAAEPLGVVEGAASRG; translated from the coding sequence GTGAGGACCCTCGTCGTCGGGACCGGCGGCCGCGAGCACGCTCTCGTCCTCGCCCTCGCCGCCGACCCGACGGTGACCGAGGTGCACGCCGCGCCCGGCAACCCCGGCATCGGCGAGGTCGCCACCCTGCACCCGGTCGACCCGATGGACGGTCCGGCCGTCGCCGCGCTCGCCACGTCGATCGGGGCGGACCTGGTGGTCATCGGCCCCGAGGCCCCGCTCGTCGCCGGTGTCGCCGACGACGTGCGCGCGGCCGGGGTCGCGGTGTTCGGTCCCTCCCGTGACGCGGCCCGGCTCGAGGGGTCCAAGGCCTTCTCCAAGGAGGTCATGGCCGCCGCCGGCGTGCCGACCGCCGGCTCCCACACCTGCACGACGCCCGACGAGGTCGCCGCGGCGCTCGACGCGTTCGGGGCGCCCTACGTCGTCAAGGACGACGCGCTCGCCGCGGGCAAGGGCGTCGTCGTCACCACCGACCGCGACGAGGCGCTGGCCCACGCGGCCGGGTGCGGCCGGGTCGTGGTCGAGGAGTTCCTCGACGGACCGGAGTTCTCCCTCTTCGTCGTCTGCGACGGCACCGTCGGGCGACCGCTGCTGCCGGCGCAGGACTTCAAGCGCATCTTCGACGGCGGCCGCGGGCCCAACACGGGCGGCATGGGCTCCTACGCCCCGCTCACCTGGCTGCCCGACGGCATCGTCGACACCGTGGTGGCCGAGGTCGTCGCGCCGACGCTGGCCGAGATGGAGCGGCGCGGTGCGCCGTTCGTCGGCTGCCTCTACGTCGGGCTCGCCCTGACCGCGGCCGGCCCGAAGGTCATCGAGTTCAACTGCCGCTTCGGTGACCCCGACGTGCAGCCGGTGCTCGCCCTGCTGACCTCCCCGCTCGGCACCCTGCTGCGCGCGGCCGCCGACGGCGACCTCGCGGCCGTCCCGGCGCCGACCTTCGCCGACGGGGCGTCGGTCTCGGTGGTGATGGCCAGCGCGGGTTACCCCGAGGGATCCAGCACGGGCGACGTGATCGTCGGCACCGAGACCCTGGCCGTCGAGGACGACGTCGACGTGGTCCACGCCGGCACCGCGCGGACCGACGCCGGGCTGGTGACCGCCGGCGGCCGGGTGCTCGCCGTCCGGGCGACCGGGTCGGACGTCGCCGACGCCCGCGCCAAGGCGTACGAGGGCATCTCGAGCATCAGCTTCCCGGGCGCGCAGTGGCGCCGCGACATCGCCGCCGAGCCGCTCGGCGTCGTCGAGGGCGCCGCGTCCCGTGGCTGA
- a CDS encoding helix-turn-helix transcriptional regulator, with protein MVGRLVGREAELDRIAGAVVNARGGTSRCLLVTGEAGIGKSRLVAEAVGSLGDALVLTGHAADMTTGEIPFGVVADTLRDLVRVAGVDVLLPAERDALAPLLPGAAPRLQVERVQLLSTFLDLLERLACERLVVWVVEDLHWADSATRDLVGLAARTLPAGLLIVATVRTDDPERTPAAEAALTSYVAGLARTPGCEVLPLSRLGSDAVQRQLRDLLGSRPSAEVASRVERLSDGIPFVVEELVAAAGRPELTTAAAVAAGRLGTLTPETRRLVEAAAVGDGHLRISLLEQVLDVTPEELDTALVEALRAGILTTDHEHDAVGFRHALLREATSRETGPGARRAWHRRWAEVLEDNPGVLAGDPALLAVAEHWHQARDVRRSLAAAVAALPSAERIADPHRETLLWRRVLSAWASLRDPEAVAGLTLREVVAQSVLAAQSTGMASFLAVLDAVPVHLLDESERATLAVIRAITGEAKGDIDPRFREMTQDLFDRFDLFSGPRDLFSLLALSLALRLPASDERSVTGMDAAADIAAELASPRGRVEHVVLRSHSRQFRGDPHGAADYLEEQLAQLRDLPGHYVLFADGNVVWCRSVCGEHRRAQEIGEAALAQLRHPELSVGLWEHLVENHAFSLTCTGDWARARQLLEESAPWWEDDLRTSNARLALLDVAQRGATDASRWTSLSREVVPSGAHPVIVRHLVAAASAASGDLAAARSEYRALWADDGSFVADDCLWCVLRDAARAEADAATNNPDRDDRDEASVHMDEIAAAVERCRRYGRLGEVWPLDLAAQLDRFHGRDARPALREALAGWERIGHVPDVAVTHLSLAEQEAVHGDRDAARRHLAAGREVAERLEAAPLLARADALAERWAIGPRERRTDGVLTEREVEVLRLVAEGMTNGQIGTTLFMSPKTASVHVSHILAKLGAANRTEAAATARRQGLLG; from the coding sequence ATGGTCGGGAGGCTCGTCGGCCGCGAGGCCGAGCTGGACCGGATCGCCGGGGCTGTCGTGAACGCCCGCGGCGGCACCAGCCGCTGCCTGCTCGTCACCGGCGAGGCTGGCATCGGGAAGAGCCGACTCGTCGCCGAGGCCGTGGGGAGCCTCGGCGACGCGCTCGTGCTGACCGGGCACGCCGCAGACATGACGACGGGCGAGATCCCGTTCGGCGTCGTCGCCGACACGCTGCGTGACCTCGTGCGGGTCGCCGGCGTCGACGTGCTGCTGCCGGCCGAGCGGGACGCGCTCGCACCCCTGCTCCCCGGCGCAGCCCCGCGGCTGCAGGTCGAGCGGGTGCAGCTGCTCTCGACCTTTCTCGACCTGCTCGAGCGGCTGGCCTGCGAACGGTTGGTCGTGTGGGTCGTCGAAGACCTGCACTGGGCCGACTCGGCGACGCGGGACCTGGTCGGGCTCGCGGCGCGGACCCTGCCGGCAGGTCTGCTGATCGTGGCCACAGTGCGCACCGACGACCCCGAGCGCACGCCGGCCGCCGAGGCCGCCCTGACGTCGTACGTCGCCGGGCTGGCGAGGACTCCCGGGTGTGAGGTGCTGCCGCTGTCGCGCCTGGGCTCGGACGCGGTCCAGCGCCAGCTCCGGGACCTGCTCGGATCGCGACCGTCGGCCGAGGTCGCCAGCCGCGTCGAGCGGCTCAGTGACGGCATCCCCTTCGTGGTGGAGGAGCTGGTGGCCGCTGCCGGGCGGCCGGAGCTGACCACCGCGGCGGCGGTCGCGGCCGGACGGCTGGGCACCCTCACCCCCGAGACGCGGCGGCTGGTGGAGGCCGCGGCGGTCGGCGACGGCCACCTGCGGATCAGCCTGCTCGAGCAGGTCCTCGACGTCACGCCCGAGGAGCTCGACACGGCGCTGGTCGAGGCGCTGCGCGCCGGGATCCTCACGACCGACCACGAGCACGACGCAGTGGGGTTCCGGCACGCGCTGCTGCGCGAGGCGACGAGCCGGGAGACCGGACCGGGCGCGCGGCGCGCGTGGCACCGTCGGTGGGCCGAGGTGCTGGAGGACAACCCGGGCGTGCTGGCGGGCGACCCGGCGCTGCTGGCCGTCGCGGAGCACTGGCACCAGGCGCGGGACGTACGCCGTTCGCTGGCGGCCGCAGTGGCCGCACTCCCCTCGGCGGAGCGGATCGCCGACCCGCACCGCGAGACGCTGTTGTGGAGGCGGGTGCTGTCGGCGTGGGCCTCGCTCCGAGACCCGGAAGCCGTCGCCGGGCTCACGCTGCGCGAAGTCGTGGCGCAGTCCGTGCTCGCCGCGCAGTCGACGGGAATGGCCAGCTTCCTCGCAGTTCTGGATGCGGTGCCAGTTCACCTGCTGGACGAGTCGGAGCGTGCGACTCTCGCCGTCATCCGCGCGATCACCGGCGAGGCCAAGGGCGACATCGATCCCCGCTTTCGCGAGATGACACAGGACCTGTTCGACAGGTTCGACCTCTTCTCCGGCCCGCGCGATCTCTTCTCGCTGTTGGCGCTCAGCCTCGCATTGCGCCTGCCAGCAAGCGACGAGCGCTCAGTCACCGGCATGGACGCGGCTGCCGACATCGCCGCCGAGCTCGCGTCGCCACGCGGTCGCGTGGAGCACGTGGTGCTGCGCTCCCACTCGCGTCAGTTCCGGGGCGACCCCCACGGCGCCGCCGACTACCTCGAGGAACAGCTGGCACAACTGCGCGACCTCCCCGGCCATTACGTGCTGTTCGCCGACGGCAACGTCGTGTGGTGCCGGAGCGTGTGTGGCGAGCACCGCAGGGCGCAGGAGATCGGCGAGGCGGCGCTCGCGCAGCTCCGCCACCCCGAGCTCTCCGTCGGCCTCTGGGAGCACCTGGTCGAGAACCATGCCTTCAGCCTGACCTGCACCGGCGACTGGGCCCGAGCCCGGCAGCTCCTCGAGGAGTCGGCGCCGTGGTGGGAGGACGACCTCCGCACCAGCAACGCGCGCTTGGCGCTCCTCGACGTGGCCCAGCGGGGCGCCACGGACGCGAGCCGATGGACGTCGCTCAGCAGGGAGGTGGTCCCCAGCGGTGCCCACCCGGTCATCGTGCGCCACCTGGTTGCCGCTGCCAGCGCCGCCAGCGGCGACCTGGCGGCAGCACGGTCCGAGTACCGCGCATTGTGGGCCGACGACGGGTCCTTCGTGGCCGACGACTGTCTCTGGTGCGTACTCCGCGACGCGGCCCGTGCAGAGGCCGATGCGGCGACCAACAACCCGGACCGGGACGACCGCGACGAGGCATCCGTCCACATGGACGAGATTGCCGCGGCGGTGGAGCGGTGCCGCCGCTACGGTCGGCTCGGTGAGGTCTGGCCCCTCGACCTCGCCGCCCAGCTCGACCGCTTCCACGGCCGCGACGCCCGCCCGGCGCTGCGGGAGGCCCTGGCGGGCTGGGAACGGATCGGGCACGTCCCCGACGTCGCAGTCACGCACCTGTCGCTGGCGGAGCAGGAGGCGGTCCACGGCGACCGCGATGCGGCCCGGCGCCACCTGGCGGCCGGCCGAGAGGTCGCCGAGCGGCTGGAGGCCGCGCCCCTGCTGGCGCGCGCCGACGCGCTGGCGGAGAGGTGGGCGATCGGCCCGCGAGAGCGTCGTACGGACGGCGTGCTGACCGAGCGCGAGGTCGAGGTGCTGCGACTGGTGGCCGAGGGGATGACCAACGGGCAGATCGGCACGACGCTCTTCATGTCGCCCAAGACGGCGAGCGTCCACGTCTCGCACATCCTCGCGAAGCTCGGGGCGGCCAACCGCACGGAGGCCGCGGCGACGGCGCGTCGGCAGGGGCTGCTCGGCTGA
- a CDS encoding antibiotic biosynthesis monooxygenase, which translates to MSAPVTVSVTRHVDPSRTTEMLAWVQAGTSLAEKFDGFLGSGWVRPSEDSTEWHMLYRFSDTDSLSSWEASPQREWWLEAAHGSVEERRRERRTGIEGWFDEPATVEALSAAPVPPPRWKQMVVIFMVFLPLSLLANFIASRTISGWPLVPRVVLVTSVMTPLMTYVFLPWMTRRMSWWLHRA; encoded by the coding sequence ATGAGCGCCCCCGTGACCGTGTCCGTCACCCGTCACGTCGACCCCTCCCGCACGACGGAGATGCTGGCGTGGGTGCAGGCCGGGACGTCGCTCGCGGAGAAGTTCGACGGCTTCCTCGGCTCCGGGTGGGTGCGGCCCAGCGAGGACTCGACCGAGTGGCACATGCTCTACCGCTTCTCCGACACCGACTCCCTCTCCTCGTGGGAGGCCTCCCCGCAGCGCGAGTGGTGGCTCGAGGCGGCGCACGGCAGCGTCGAGGAGCGGCGCCGCGAGCGGCGTACGGGCATCGAGGGGTGGTTCGACGAGCCCGCCACGGTCGAGGCGTTGAGCGCCGCTCCCGTCCCGCCGCCGCGGTGGAAGCAGATGGTCGTCATCTTCATGGTCTTCCTGCCGCTCAGCCTGCTCGCCAACTTCATCGCCTCGCGCACCATCTCGGGCTGGCCGCTGGTGCCGCGCGTGGTGCTGGTGACGTCGGTGATGACCCCGCTCATGACGTACGTCTTCCTGCCGTGGATGACGCGCCGGATGAGCTGGTGGCTGCACCGCGCGTGA